In Nodularia sp. LEGE 06071, one DNA window encodes the following:
- a CDS encoding mechanosensitive ion channel family protein, whose product MTRKRIRQPSNLIRSWITKIKILILILLSLLLIVAPALATEQAPVSIDGRLLFQVGSAEQFTAAQRADLINFRLRQIVLSQEPVEVGIEELNKSPIIIVNQQYLLTVTQADVVDNNSPQQQAEAWSIQLDEGLQQAQKERSIEFIRNSLLLSISFLIIAFVGHRLLGWLWKRSRQEVLQRLPLSPEAAEVDSSSSTALNLLFNFTLLAARMWLWVSVTLYITNLLPISRIWSYRFTNQLIQTLTSPILTLGQSKYSVIYLLVLIALLLGLMILAGAATNLLRTRILQFTGIDRGVQEAIAIITKYTIIIVGAIVLLQVWGLDLSSLTILASALGVGIGFGFQDIAKNFGSGVILLFERPIQVGDFVEVGDIEGTVERIGGRSTLLRTLDQISIIVPNSRFLEDKVINWSYKNPVSRLRIPVGVAYGSNVTTVKMALLEAAQEQNGILSIPTPTIFFIGFGDSSLNFVLMVWTANPSQQYLIKSNLYFRIEELFRQYHIQIPFPQRDLHIRTGNLPLELSPELEASLRKLSQNPSNSKKGENL is encoded by the coding sequence ATGACTCGAAAACGTATTCGACAACCATCAAACCTCATTCGTTCATGGATTACCAAAATTAAAATTCTGATTTTGATTCTTCTCAGCCTGTTGTTGATAGTTGCGCCGGCTTTAGCAACAGAGCAAGCACCTGTTAGTATTGACGGTCGTTTGCTGTTTCAAGTGGGTAGCGCAGAGCAATTTACGGCCGCACAAAGGGCAGATTTGATTAACTTCCGGCTGCGTCAGATTGTCTTATCTCAGGAACCAGTTGAGGTAGGAATTGAGGAACTTAACAAATCGCCCATAATTATTGTGAATCAACAATATCTGCTGACTGTTACCCAGGCAGATGTAGTGGATAATAACTCTCCGCAACAACAAGCAGAAGCTTGGAGCATACAATTGGATGAAGGATTACAGCAAGCTCAGAAAGAGCGAAGTATTGAGTTTATTCGCAATTCCCTGTTGTTGAGTATTAGCTTTTTGATCATAGCATTTGTCGGTCATAGGCTCTTAGGATGGTTATGGAAACGTTCCCGACAGGAAGTTTTGCAACGATTACCCCTATCTCCGGAAGCGGCGGAAGTAGATTCTAGTTCGTCCACAGCTTTGAATTTATTATTTAATTTTACCTTGCTGGCGGCGCGGATGTGGCTTTGGGTGAGTGTAACTCTCTACATTACCAATTTATTACCTATTAGTCGCATTTGGAGCTACCGTTTTACTAATCAATTGATTCAAACTTTGACATCTCCCATATTAACTTTAGGTCAAAGTAAATATTCAGTTATTTATTTGCTGGTCTTGATAGCGCTGTTATTAGGACTAATGATTTTAGCTGGTGCAGCAACAAACCTTTTGAGAACTCGAATTTTACAATTTACGGGAATAGATAGGGGTGTTCAAGAAGCGATCGCAATTATCACTAAATATACAATTATTATCGTTGGCGCAATTGTATTATTACAGGTCTGGGGATTAGATTTAAGTTCACTCACGATTCTGGCAAGTGCTTTGGGGGTAGGGATCGGTTTTGGCTTTCAGGATATCGCTAAAAATTTTGGTAGTGGTGTGATTTTGTTGTTTGAGCGCCCAATTCAGGTAGGCGATTTTGTGGAAGTTGGTGACATAGAAGGTACGGTGGAGCGCATTGGTGGTCGGAGTACTCTATTACGAACGCTAGATCAAATTTCAATTATTGTACCCAACTCCCGCTTTCTGGAAGATAAGGTGATTAATTGGAGCTATAAGAATCCGGTTTCGCGGCTCCGAATTCCGGTTGGTGTGGCTTACGGTTCTAATGTCACTACAGTCAAAATGGCATTGTTAGAAGCGGCTCAAGAGCAGAATGGAATTTTGTCAATTCCCACCCCGACGATCTTTTTCATTGGGTTTGGCGATAGTTCCTTAAATTTCGTACTCATGGTTTGGACTGCGAACCCTAGTCAACAATATTTAATTAAAAGCAATTTGTACTTCCGAATTGAAGAACTTTTTAGGCAGTATCACATACAAATTCCTTTTCCTCAGAGAGATTTGCATATCCGTACTGGAAATTTACCTCTAGAGTTATCGCCGGAGTTGGAAGCAAGCCTACGGAAATTATCTCAAAATCCTAGTAATAGTAAAAAAGGTGAAAATTTATAA